The following proteins are encoded in a genomic region of Balaenoptera ricei isolate mBalRic1 chromosome 14, mBalRic1.hap2, whole genome shotgun sequence:
- the VPS29 gene encoding vacuolar protein sorting-associated protein 29 isoform X1, with the protein MVRAAAAATEACLSLVLVLGDLHIPHRCNSLPAKFKKLLVPGKIQHILCTGNLCTKESYDYLKTLAGDVHIVRGDFDENLNYPEQKVVTVGQFKIGLIHGHQVIPWGDMASLALLQRQFDVDILISGHTHKFEAFEHENKFYINPGSATGAYNALETNIIPSFVLMDIQASTVVTYVYQLIGDDVKVERIEYKKS; encoded by the exons ATGGTGAGGGCGGCAGCTGCGGCGACCGAGGCCTGCCTCTCG TTGGTGTTGGTATTAGGAGACCTGCACATCCCACACCGGTGCAACAGTTTGCCAGCTAAATTCAAAAAACTGCTGGTGCCAGGAAAGATTCAGCACATTCTCTGCACTGGAAACCTTTGTACCAAAGAGAGTTATGACTATCTCAAGACTCTGGCTGGTGATGTTCATATTGTGAGAGGAGACTTCGATGAG AATCTGAACTATCCAGAACAGAAAGTTGTAACTGTTGGGCAATTCAAAATTGGTTTGATCCATGGACATCAAGTTATTCCATGGGGAGATATGGCCAGCTTAGCCCTGTTGCAGAGGCAGTTTGATGTGGATATTCTTATTTCAGGACACACACATAAATTTGAAGCATTTGAGCATGAAAATAAATTCTACATTAATCCAGGTTCTGCCACTGGAGCATATAATGCCTTGGAAAC aaacaTTATTCCTTCATTTGTGTTGATGGATATCCAGGCTTCTACAGTTGTCACTTATGTGTATCAGCTAATTGGAGA
- the VPS29 gene encoding vacuolar protein sorting-associated protein 29 isoform X2 — protein sequence MLVLVLGDLHIPHRCNSLPAKFKKLLVPGKIQHILCTGNLCTKESYDYLKTLAGDVHIVRGDFDENLNYPEQKVVTVGQFKIGLIHGHQVIPWGDMASLALLQRQFDVDILISGHTHKFEAFEHENKFYINPGSATGAYNALETNIIPSFVLMDIQASTVVTYVYQLIGDDVKVERIEYKKS from the exons ATG TTGGTGTTGGTATTAGGAGACCTGCACATCCCACACCGGTGCAACAGTTTGCCAGCTAAATTCAAAAAACTGCTGGTGCCAGGAAAGATTCAGCACATTCTCTGCACTGGAAACCTTTGTACCAAAGAGAGTTATGACTATCTCAAGACTCTGGCTGGTGATGTTCATATTGTGAGAGGAGACTTCGATGAG AATCTGAACTATCCAGAACAGAAAGTTGTAACTGTTGGGCAATTCAAAATTGGTTTGATCCATGGACATCAAGTTATTCCATGGGGAGATATGGCCAGCTTAGCCCTGTTGCAGAGGCAGTTTGATGTGGATATTCTTATTTCAGGACACACACATAAATTTGAAGCATTTGAGCATGAAAATAAATTCTACATTAATCCAGGTTCTGCCACTGGAGCATATAATGCCTTGGAAAC aaacaTTATTCCTTCATTTGTGTTGATGGATATCCAGGCTTCTACAGTTGTCACTTATGTGTATCAGCTAATTGGAGA